The segment AGTTTATATACCAAACGGGGTTAGCGTAGAAAAAGTCAGCGGGACCGAAGAAATAAAAAAATTCGGGTTTAAAAAGGGGTCATACATTTTAACGGTAGCGCGGCTCATCAAACATAAGGGGATTCATTATTTGATTCAGGCCTATCGCAAAATGGAAAAAATTTTTGGTGATGATCCAAAAAATTGGCCTGGCGGAAAAATAAAAAAATTAGTAATTGTCGGCGCGCCGAGTTTTACCGATGATTACTACGCTTATTTGAATAAACTCGCCGAGCAGAGTCCCAATATTATTTTTACCGGATTTAAAACGGGCGAACCCTTGAAACAACTTTTTGCGAACGCCTATCTCTATGTCCATCCGTCCGAAGCCGAGGGGCTTTCCATCACGATCTTGGAAGCAATGTCTTATGGAACTTGCGTCTTAATCAGCAATATTCCGGAAAACATGGAAACAATTGATCATTCAGGATTTTCTTTTGAAACGAAAAATATTGACGATCTTTACGAAAAATTAATTTATCTTTTTAATGTCCCCGAAATCGTAGTGGGGAGGGGCGAACGGGGGAGGGAATTTATTAAGAAAAATTTTAATTGGGATAAAATTGTTGAAGAAACAGAAAAAGTTTACAAAACTAAATAAAGATTTTTAAATTAAAAATATTTATGCATAATTCTTTTTCATTGGGGAGAATTAAAAATATAGAAATAAAAATTCATTTTTCTTGGTTTTTAATTTTATTTCTTATTGTCTGGTCGCTGGCGGAATTTTATTTTCCCGCAAATTATCCCGGCTGGACGCAAACAGCTTATTGGCTTTCCGGCAGCATCGCCGCGTTTTTGCTTTTTGTGTCCGTTTTGCTTCATGAGCTTTCTCATTCATTCGTGGGTAAGAGAAAAAATATTATTGTAAAAAGCATAACTCTGTTTGTTTTTGGGGGCGTGGCGGAAATGGTGAGCGAGCCGAAGAAGCCGGCTGATGAATTTGATATGGCAATCGCTGGTCCGATTGCGAGCATTGTTTTGGCCGGATTTTTTTGGGGAATTACCGGTTTTGAAATCGGCGTTGCTGGCGTGGCTATTGCTCATTATCTTTTTTTGATAAATGGTATTTTGGCGGTATTCAATTTAATTCCCGCTTTTCCTCTGGATGGCGGCAGAATTTTTCGTTCGGCGCTTTGGGCAAAATATAAAGATATTGAAAGAGCAACTCGTCGGGCGGTCGGCGCAAGCCGTTTTATCGCGTTTCTTTTTACTCTTTGGGGAATTAAATTACTGCTTGAAAATAATTTTTTGAGCGGGGTATGGATAATTTTAATCAGTTGGTTTCTTCTCCAAGCCGCTGGATCAAGTTTAAAACAGCAAAGAATGGAAGAAGTGCTTTCGCGGTTTAATATTGGACGAATTATGGAAAAGGATTTTAAAAGTGTTCCGCCCGAGATGTTGCTTAAAGATTTGGCAAAGGCTTTTTTGGATTATAAACAAGGCGGATTCCCCGTTGAAGAAAATGATCAACTTATTGGTATTGTTACAATTGAAGATTTAAGGAGAACGCCGCGGACAAAATGGTCAAAAATTAAAGTGGGAGAAATAATGACCGGAGCGGAAAAGCTTTTAACGCTTCGAACGAACGATACGGCTTACGATGCTTTCTTGAAAATGGCCAATAATGAGTTTGGTCGTTTACCGGTTGTGGAGAATAATAAGGTTGTTGGCCTTGTGACCAGAAATTCCATCATTTTGCTTTTAGCCGTGAAGTGCGACAAGTGTGTTTAGATTTAATTTATAAATAAAAATTGACAACTGACAACTTACAACTTGAAGTTTTTAAATTCAACGCCAGTTGTTTGTCGTCAGTCGTCTGTCGTTAGTCAAAAACATGATTAATCAAAAATTATTTCAGAGTTTAAAAAAAGAGTTTGAATTTTACGGAGAAGAAAGAAGAAAATTGATTGGGGTTTCCAATGAAGCGTTGATGAGGGCAAAGCAGGCGATTTTTGCTTTTCACCGGAATGATTTAAAAGGTGGCAATGCATTGCTCGCCGAGGTGGAGAAGATTTTTTTAGATTTGGAAAAAAAGTTTAAACAAGAGCCGGAGTTGCGTTACGAGGGGGCGTATAGGGCGGCGCTTGAAGAATATGTGGAAGCGAAATTTTTTGGGAGATTTTTGGAAGATGGAAAAATAGATTTTATAAAAGGGACGGAAATTGATGCCGATACTTACTTGGGTGGGATTTGTGATTTTACCGGTGAACTTGTTCGGAAAGCGGTTCTCGCGGCCACGGAGAAAAAATTTAAAAAGGTTGAAGAATTTGTGGCGGGAGTCCGCGATGTGATCGGCGAGTTGATCAAAATTAATTTGACTGGATATTTGCGGACAAAATACGATCAGGCTAAACAAAATTTGCGGCGAGCGGAAGAAGTTTTGTATGATGTGAAGATGAGGGAGTAGGGGTTCATGATATAAAATTTAATTACTTAATTACTAGTTACCAATTACTCTATGGTTAGTATAATTTGGTAATTAGTAAATAGTAACTGGTAATTAATGTTTTTGTTTTTAGTAATTTATGCCAAAAGAAATTTCCGCCGGAGCAGTAATCTTTAAACGCAACGGCGAAATAAAATATTTGCTTTTGCGCTACGAATCCGGACATTGGGATTTTCCGCGGGGAGCGATTGAGATTGGGGAAAAAGAAGAAGACACGGTCGTGCGGGAAGCAAAAGAAGAAACGGGAATTTCCGATTTGGTTTTTTTTCCTTTATTCCGGGAGAAAATTTTTTGGTTTTATAAAAAGGAAGGAAGAACAATTTACAAAGAAGCGATTTTTTATTTAGCCGAAACAAAAATGGAAGAGGTGAAGCTTTCCGATGAGCACGTTGATTTTAAATGGCTGCCTTACGCGGAGGCGATGGAACAGATTACTTTTCCAAATGGGAAAAAGGTTTTAGAGAAGGCAAATGAATTTTTAAATAAATAAAATATTTTTTTTATGAAAATTGAGAAAATATACACGGGTAGTTGGTTCCCAAGAACAAAGTTGCACCTTCAAGAGTTTTTTAATTTTTTGAAGTATCAACGATCAGAACTCGATTTGGATAAAAAAAAGATTACTACCCTGCATGATTCATTAAAAATAAAAAAGGCCAACTACGCCGGAGGTACCTTTGATCAAATTTCGGTAAATTGCG is part of the Patescibacteria group bacterium genome and harbors:
- a CDS encoding NUDIX domain-containing protein, producing the protein MPKEISAGAVIFKRNGEIKYLLLRYESGHWDFPRGAIEIGEKEEDTVVREAKEETGISDLVFFPLFREKIFWFYKKEGRTIYKEAIFYLAETKMEEVKLSDEHVDFKWLPYAEAMEQITFPNGKKVLEKANEFLNK
- a CDS encoding glycosyltransferase family 4 protein, producing MIGQKGIPFIRDGGIERHVEELSVRLVANGHEVYAYVRPRFIINGQKKYKGVQLISLPSIATKNLDTITHTFLATIHVLFKKVDIIHYHGVGPSTLAWIPRIFKPHAKIVVTFHSIDRFHKKWGRFARTYLGWGEWTACRFAHITIAVSQSIQKYCKEKFKKNLVYIPNGVSVEKVSGTEEIKKFGFKKGSYILTVARLIKHKGIHYLIQAYRKMEKIFGDDPKNWPGGKIKKLVIVGAPSFTDDYYAYLNKLAEQSPNIIFTGFKTGEPLKQLFANAYLYVHPSEAEGLSITILEAMSYGTCVLISNIPENMETIDHSGFSFETKNIDDLYEKLIYLFNVPEIVVGRGERGREFIKKNFNWDKIVEETEKVYKTK
- a CDS encoding site-2 protease family protein is translated as MHNSFSLGRIKNIEIKIHFSWFLILFLIVWSLAEFYFPANYPGWTQTAYWLSGSIAAFLLFVSVLLHELSHSFVGKRKNIIVKSITLFVFGGVAEMVSEPKKPADEFDMAIAGPIASIVLAGFFWGITGFEIGVAGVAIAHYLFLINGILAVFNLIPAFPLDGGRIFRSALWAKYKDIERATRRAVGASRFIAFLFTLWGIKLLLENNFLSGVWIILISWFLLQAAGSSLKQQRMEEVLSRFNIGRIMEKDFKSVPPEMLLKDLAKAFLDYKQGGFPVEENDQLIGIVTIEDLRRTPRTKWSKIKVGEIMTGAEKLLTLRTNDTAYDAFLKMANNEFGRLPVVENNKVVGLVTRNSIILLLAVKCDKCV